DNA sequence from the Corvus moneduloides isolate bCorMon1 chromosome 29, bCorMon1.pri, whole genome shotgun sequence genome:
TGGGGATGCTGGATGCCAACGCTGTGCTCCTCTGTCCCAGCAAGACTTCAACTACCAGCAGCAGGCCAAGAGCAGTGAAAGTGAGGGCAGGGCCCAGTGACAGCAGGATAGTGCCATGAGGCAGCAAAAACATGGGTGCGggtgctgggatgtggctggGGCCCCACCAGTGAGGCAGAAGCTGAGAGCCACAGGGTGGGGAAGGGCTGGTGAATAAAGTACCTAGTTGGTATTCTGAGTTGGCATCCAGTGTTCCATGGTGGTCCTGATCTTGTGATACCCCAGCTCCACGCTGCCCCTGGCTCTATCCCTGCTGTGACCCCAGCCTCTCAATACTTTCCAgcccccatccccagcacctTAGTGCCACCATCTCCATCCCCACTGTGCCTCCAGTCCCTacacatccctgtccccagcccttaTGGTTGTCCCCAGCCCTTATGGTTGTCCCCAGCCCTTAtggtgtccccattcccatccccgtggtgcccccagccccaagCTGCCCCCCACCCCTCGATGTCCCTCTTCCCACACATGGtgccccttccccatccctgtggtGCCCCAGCCTCTcaatgtccctgtccccagccccacagtgccccCAATCTCGAGTTGCCTCGGGGCAGGGGTGCAGAATGGACAGACAGCTGGACGCGAGGGAAGTCCCTGCTTCTCCGTTTATTACCAAGCAGCCTtcgttttaaaaaaaaaacaaacaaacaaacacaaacagacATACAGACAGGCAGAggcggcccggcggggcggagGGCCGCCCGCCCATGGTTTGTTTGGTTCCTGACACCAGAGAGGTTCAAGTAGCCGAAAAGGTTCAAGTTCACCATAAGGCACTTTAAAGCCATGACGGGAGCAGAGCCCCCCCGGCCCCATCACCCCTGCCGGCACCCCATGGCAGATGTGGGGCCGGGCAGCGCTGGTGGCTGGCAGCGGAGGGGCTGTGAGAGGGAATATATTACATCATCTTTTTAAATATAGATAAAACTCTTATTGTAGACAAATAGTGCCAGTCCCCTACACCCCCGGGGAGGCTGCGCCCCGCGGGGGGGCATGTGCAAAGGACAGAGGGGTGACCGTGGGGGCCCGGCCACCCCAGGGAAAGGGGGTCCCACAGGGCCGGGGGAtttcagaaggagaaaggggCCGGGGGGGGCCAGGGCTGCCCCGCACCCGGGTGGGCTCACCCGAATAGTGCAACCAAGAGAAAGCAGCCGGGAGTGCAGGGGCGAGGGGGGCTCGCCGGGGGGGGGCTGCTCGGAGTGGGGAGGTGGGGACAAGCTATGCACAGCGCAGGGCAGTGGCCGCCCTCCCACTGGGGAGAGGATGGGGGCTCTCCCCAACTGGGGGGGGGCCTCGGTCCATGGGTGCCCCTGCCCGGTCCTGGCATCCACGAGGGGTTTGGTGGAGGGACATCCAAGTCCCAATCCCCCCTTCGCCCACCTGGGCATGACCAGGTGGGCCCGGGCACGCTGGGGGGTGGTAGGGGCCCCCCACCCCCTTGTGCAAATCGGCCGAGGGGAGTTTCCCCCTTTGCATAACTAGGAATGAACCGTGACGGgaaaaacaggaacagaaacCCCAGTGGGCACGGCACAGCTCGGCATGGAACGGCACGACACCTGCCGCTGCATCGGCCCTATGCCGTCTCCACCGGCACGGCGCCATCTGGCTGCGGCCCTTCCTCACCCTCtggctcctcttcctcctcctcgggCTGCCCTGGAGGCCAGTAGCGGGCAATGGAGAGGCGCAGCCCCTCCAGCCGCCCATTGGAGAGGTCGAGGCCAGGGGTCCCAGCGGGTGGTGGAGGCGGCTCatcgcggcggcggcggcgggtcCGCACCTCCAGGCAGTTCTGGCCCTTGAGGTGCCGCTGGAGGTGGTCGTCCTTGGCGAAGGCCTTGTGGCAGAGGTAGCACTCGTAGGGCCGGGCGCCTGTGTGCAGGTGCATGTGGTTCTTCAGGTCATAGCTGTGCAGGAAGCGggcactgcagtgctggcaggagtAGGGCCGCTCACCTGTGTGCTTCCGCATATGGATCTTCAGTTTGTCATTCCTGGAGTTGGGACACACAGGGAGATATTGGCATTGAGTAGCTGACATGCCACCCAGCCATAGCAGGAAGGGCAGTGGTGCTGGAAGTCCCAGAGCAGGgatgctctgcagggcagaggggtcTAGGGGCTTGACAGGGCAGGGGACCGTTGAACGGCTGCATGGCTGAGATgcagctgggtgctggcaggggGGATGCTGCTGGGTACCCTGGGTAGTCTGGCAGTGCTTACATAGTGTGGAAGACTCCCTTGGACCTGCATTACACCAtgccagggctggcagaagAGGTGTTACGGGTGCCCATCAAGTATCAAGCCTTGGTTGATCTGGCAGCACTCAGTGCAGAACACACCATTGACCTGACTTCACCAGCAGGTATGGCAGAGGGGCACCACAAGGGATGCTACTGGGTACCTTACATCAGTCCAGCAGCACTCATGAGCTGCAGAAGGCCCCATAACCCACTGCACCCCAACAGAGCTTGCAGGGGGTGCCATGGAGGATGCCATTGGGTACCCTATGTTGGTCCAGAGCACTCATGGAGTGCGGAAGACCCTCTGAATCTGCACTGCACTGGCAGGACTGGCAGAGGGGTGCTGTGCAGTATGCCATCAGACAACCCAGCAGCACTCAGGGGATGCAGAAGACCCCATGGACCATGCCAGGCCTGTGACCAGGCCCCCCTAGGACTGGCAGGGGGAGTGCCATAGGAGATATCATTTAGTACATGTCAGGCAGGGAGAGTCCATCCAGCAGCACTCACCGTGTGAATCGGACTCCACAGATCTGGCAGGCAAAGGGCTTCTCGCCCGTGTGCGTGCGCATGTGGCGAGGCAGCTTGCCGGCACCATGGATGACCTTGTGGCAGACAGGGCACTCCTGGGGCATCTGTGAGCGGCGCTTGCGCACCAGCTTGTCAGGGCTATCGAGCCCAGGCGCCAGCGACTCATGGTGCAGCGAGCTCAGATATGCCATCAGGTCGGGGTCGATGGCGTCATCGTCAGAAGCGGCCTCATCAGGGGATAAGGGGGGCTGgtaggggaaggggaaggggtgtgggggcagctcctcctcctcaggcAGCTCAAAGCTGTCAtagggcaggggcagcccctcAGGCAGAGGTGGTGAGGGCAGTTGTGGGGGCGGCAGGGGGCTGCCAGAGCCCTCAGCCTCGGTGGGTGGCTCCTCGGCATGGTTGTTGAGCCGGGCACCACGGGCTTGCAGGAACTTGCGGGTCTTCTTGCTGCGGCGGGCGGTGGGGCGGGGGGGTGGTGGGGCAGGCACCTCACCCTCGGGGAGGGCGGAGAAAGCCTCCAGGTAGCGGCGGGCACGTTCGCAGTCGCCATCATCAGGGCCAGGTGCCTCCAGCCCACTGCCCTGCAGGATCTCCACACAGGCAGCAATGACACAGGGGATCTCCAGGAGCCGGGCAGCACGCAGCACCTCGCCCATGTTGGCGCTGCTGATGGTCAGCGTGGCTGTGTAAGCAAACTCCAGCAGCGCACCCAGTGCCTCTGGCCCCACAAAGTCCAGCTCACAGacctcctgccctggccccgGCCCTGCAAAGAGCTTCTTGAAATAGCGGCTGGAGGCAGCCAGGACAGCACGGTGGGTGCGGTACTCCAGCCCCTGTGTCTTGATGGTGACGTcgcagagcagccccagctgccgTTGCTCGTTCAGGCAGCTTAGCAGCTCgctgctgtgctcagggaaGGGGATGCCGATTAGGTCGTCCTCTGGGCTGGCCATCGTCCTCACCTGCAGGAAGGATAGGATGCTGCCTGACTGATACAGGAACAACCTGGGAGAGAGCACTTGGAAGAAACACTGCAGCTGGAGCATCGCTGTCACAAAGCCAGGGCACAAGGAACCCTCCATATACATgctgggtggcactggggttTCAGCGGGACACTAAACTGGGGCAGGCTTGGGGCCCGCAGTCTGCCCTCAGTCCCCTCCATGCTGTGTCGAGGTTGGCGGGCACAGGCCCCCTGCCACAGGCCCCCTGCCACAGGCCCCCTGCCACAGGCCCCCACGCTTCCTCCACTACCACCAGCACCCAGCCGCCCGCACCGCCACAGCAAAGGGGGAAATCTCAGCGTGGTGCCTTTGAACAGCACCAAAGTGCAGCATTTCCTGTGCCAGCCCACCCACAATCCCCCCCCAGCCCACTGTCATGGCCAGGCGCAGCCACTGGCTCCCAGCAACCCATCCTGGGAACGAGGGCCTCactggcagcaggcacaggtAGGCGGGCGAGTGCTGGGAAGAGCACCCTGAGGGCTGGGGGCCGCCCCATggagcccagctgggctgggaacaggggCCACACTTCCTGCCACGGCAGATTAGGATCAGCACCCGTGCCGCCGGTTCCTGCCCCCGCTCCTGGTCGGGACTgggccccctccctccccctgtgccccagcccGGGGCCACTCCTCACCCAACCAAGCCCAGCCTGCGCCAGTCAGGCCTTTCCCAcgctgcagctggcagagcttgGCCTCAGCCCTAAACCCAGCACTGCTCGCACTCCCACTGTTGTCCCCATGGCGCACCACCAAGGACCCACATGTTCCTGTGGAGCCAGCACAGGTGGGAAGGGGGAGCCCATGACCCTCACAACCTGCAGGCAGGGtgcaggcagcagtggcagTTCCAGGGCTGCAACCTGCCCTCTGACACCATGCCCAGCTATGGCCCTTGAGGCCAGCCAGGCTGCCGGGTGATACCGGCACTGCTGGGTGACAGTGGGATGGGAATCCAGCAACTGCAGCCTGGGGGAGGCAGAGGTGGGTACCACCTCTGGGTTGTGACTCTTggtgctgccagagctgtgccATGCCAAGCCAAGCCATGGTGGACAGCGGCACGTGGCACTGGGCATCGCCAAGCCATGCCAGGCAACGCTGAGCCATGCCAGGCCcatccaccccaaacccaccacaCTGTGCCAAGCCACACTCTGCCGTCGGCAGGCAGGCGTGGGGGACGTGCCCCCTCTTGCCCATGGAGGGGCGGCGCGGCCGACGGCCCCCGGCACAGGGGCCCATCCCCAAGCCGGCCGCTCCCTGCGCTTGGGCGGCCgccagctggggctgcctcgGCAGGCAGCTGGGAACGGCCCCGGAGCAACCGGCTGCGGAGCCGCCCCAGCCGCTGCCGAGCAGGCCCGACCGGCATGGCAGGCAGCAGCCGCCCCTGAAACTGGGAGCCAGGCAGTGCCGACCGCCTGGGATGCTGGCGCCAGCACCCATGGCCAAGCCCCCCTCCTTGGCAGGAGCCCATCCCATCACTGGTTGGGGTCCCCTCTGCCTGCTGAGGCGGGGGTGATCGGATTAGGGGTGATTAAACCATCAGGGCCCTGGGAGCCAACAGGCAGTGACAGCCCCCAGTGGGATTAGGCAGGATTAGCTGCAGGGGCAGGATTAAGATGGGGGGGCAAGTACCCCATGCCACAGcttgggcagctggagagggatgaCAGGGATGTGGCACCTGCCAAGGGTGGCCCAAAGCCCCACAGACCCCCAGGACTGTTGCAGGCAATGGTCACAGGATAGGGTGGCACTGTGTCCTCCCTTCCAACACTGCCTCCCCCAGCGATGGCACCAGGACAGCCTCCCTTCTGCCCTTGTCcccacagcacctccagccccacaagctctgggcacagagcaCTCACAAGACTGATGGCACCCACTGGGACGTGTCTGTGGAGGTGTCTGGGcgcagggcagcagctgagacCCTGTCATATCCCAGCGGGTGGGGGGGTGCTCTGAGGGATGGGCACAGCCACCAGCCTCACTATGTCACAGTGCAGGTGGACACAGCCTCAGTGCTGCCAATGCCGCAGAACCCACCAGCACAGGTCTGGTAAGGGAGTTGGGACCCCTGCGAGCAGCCACAGGACCCGATGCCAGCAGAcatggctgcagggctggggcagggtgggggcGAGGTGGCGGTGACAGGAGGGGGATTTTCCATCGCACTAAACCGCCTGTTACGGCTCCTTTGCtgacacccccacccccccgcaCATCCTCCTCACTGGAGCGAAGTCACATGCTGAGCGGGCGCTGCCGTCGAGGAGATCACCGCAGTGATAAGGAAATGGCGGAGGATGAGGTGTGAGGGGACTGGAGCCACCCCCGGCCCCCCAGCATtccctggctggtgctggagatggtggctgggagggagcaggtgGTGATGCCCATGTCCTCGCCATGCCAGAGCTTTCTCAGTGATGTCAATGCTGTGGCTGGGCacatttcagctgcagcagccaaatGGGACTGAGGAAAGGGGGAGTTGCTCCCCATGCTGAGCTGGCTCCCATGCAGGGCGGGTGGCAGCACGAACAATGCCTGCCCAGGTCACCCTGACATCCCTCTGCCAGCCCATGCTGCCTGGAACAACCATGGCCAGGCTCCACCCACCTGCCAGCTCCCTCCATCCTAGGGGTCCAGCCACCCAGCCAGAGCCACAGACACTGGGGTGGGGCCCCTGCAGCACCCATCCTGCATGGGGATAGGCTGCATCCCATGCCACCAAACTGGGATGGTGCCCTGGATGAGGGCAAAACGCCAGCCTGCGCTGAGCACTGGGCCATGGCTTGGGGACGGTGGGAGTTGTGAGGTGGAAAGGGGTGTCTGGGGGGGATCTCCCGAACTGTTCCCCCATGGGGAAGGAGGGCAGAGGTCCTGGGGAGTACAGTCCCcaccctgggctgctgccaaGTACCCCTGCTTTCAGTCACAAGAGTCACAAATGCTGTCGAGGGACTTCACAGCCACATTGGGGAGAATGAGTCACCCAGGAAGGGGAGCGCAGCGCAGCGCAGCGTCGCCCTGGCCCCTCACCCTGTGGGGCCCCTCACCCTTTGGGAACGTGGACCCAGGAGTCCGGGCTGTGCAACTCCCCCACCCTGCTACTGCCCTGGTTGAAGCCGATGGGGAGCAGCAGTGGCCCTGGTGCCGATGGCCACAGTGTGGAGGGTGGTGTGGCTGCAAGGCAGGGGCTTTGCAgtccctctgcctgcccagcagGGAAGGTGGCGGCCGGGCTCTGGCTCAGCTGGTGACCCTACAGCAGGCACATGCCGGCGGTCCCACTGCTGGAGGGAGTGggaaagcagcactgctctttgaaagaagaaaagaacgagcagagacaaaaggaaatggtttGGAGATTAAAGAGGATAAACAgtcccccaccccacagcactgAGAGCGAGCCCCATGGCACTGCTCAGACCCCCTGATACTGGCCAGCTCACCCACAGAGCTCCCAGGCACAGCCGTGTGCTGCGCAGCCATGGCACATTAGCCATCGGCACTGAAAAAGGGGTTGGGGCACTGTGGCCCAGGACTGCCTCAGCGCCCAGCCGGCACTGCACCTGGGGCCCAGTGCCAGCCCGGTGTGATAGCTGCCATGGAGGCTGGGCACAGGCATCCCTGTCACAGTGGAGCAGGACTAGCGACGTTGCCAGAACCACTCCTGGCATCTGTGGCAGGGACAAGAAGCAAAGTCGCCATGCCGCCCACCCAGCCTGCTGGAAC
Encoded proteins:
- the ZBTB7B gene encoding zinc finger and BTB domain-containing protein 7B isoform X3, which codes for MASPEDDLIGIPFPEHSSELLSCLNEQRQLGLLCDVTIKTQGLEYRTHRAVLAASSRYFKKLFAGPGPGQEVCELDFVGPEALGALLEFAYTATLTISSANMGEVLRAARLLEIPCVIAACVEILQGSGLEAPGPDDGDCERARRYLEAFSALPEGEVPAPPPPRPTARRSKKTRKFLQARGARLNNHAEEPPTEAEGSGSPLPPPQLPSPPLPEGLPLPYDSFELPEEEELPPHPFPFPYQPPLSPDEAASDDDAIDPDLMAYLSSLHHESLAPGLDSPDKLVRKRRSQMPQECPVCHKVIHGAGKLPRHMRTHTGEKPFACQICGVRFTRNDKLKIHMRKHTGERPYSCQHCSARFLHSYDLKNHMHLHTGARPYECYLCHKAFAKDDHLQRHLKGQNCLEVRTRRRRRDEPPPPPAGTPGLDLSNGRLEGLRLSIARYWPPGQPEEEEEEPEGEEGPQPDGAVPVETA
- the ZBTB7B gene encoding zinc finger and BTB domain-containing protein 7B isoform X1, which translates into the protein MYMEGSLCPGFVTAMLQLQCFFQVLSPRLFLYQSGSILSFLQVRTMASPEDDLIGIPFPEHSSELLSCLNEQRQLGLLCDVTIKTQGLEYRTHRAVLAASSRYFKKLFAGPGPGQEVCELDFVGPEALGALLEFAYTATLTISSANMGEVLRAARLLEIPCVIAACVEILQGSGLEAPGPDDGDCERARRYLEAFSALPEGEVPAPPPPRPTARRSKKTRKFLQARGARLNNHAEEPPTEAEGSGSPLPPPQLPSPPLPEGLPLPYDSFELPEEEELPPHPFPFPYQPPLSPDEAASDDDAIDPDLMAYLSSLHHESLAPGLDSPDKLVRKRRSQMPQECPVCHKVIHGAGKLPRHMRTHTGEKPFACQICGVRFTRNDKLKIHMRKHTGERPYSCQHCSARFLHSYDLKNHMHLHTGARPYECYLCHKAFAKDDHLQRHLKGQNCLEVRTRRRRRDEPPPPPAGTPGLDLSNGRLEGLRLSIARYWPPGQPEEEEEEPEGEEGPQPDGAVPVETA
- the ZBTB7B gene encoding zinc finger and BTB domain-containing protein 7B isoform X2, with the protein product MQVRTMASPEDDLIGIPFPEHSSELLSCLNEQRQLGLLCDVTIKTQGLEYRTHRAVLAASSRYFKKLFAGPGPGQEVCELDFVGPEALGALLEFAYTATLTISSANMGEVLRAARLLEIPCVIAACVEILQGSGLEAPGPDDGDCERARRYLEAFSALPEGEVPAPPPPRPTARRSKKTRKFLQARGARLNNHAEEPPTEAEGSGSPLPPPQLPSPPLPEGLPLPYDSFELPEEEELPPHPFPFPYQPPLSPDEAASDDDAIDPDLMAYLSSLHHESLAPGLDSPDKLVRKRRSQMPQECPVCHKVIHGAGKLPRHMRTHTGEKPFACQICGVRFTRNDKLKIHMRKHTGERPYSCQHCSARFLHSYDLKNHMHLHTGARPYECYLCHKAFAKDDHLQRHLKGQNCLEVRTRRRRRDEPPPPPAGTPGLDLSNGRLEGLRLSIARYWPPGQPEEEEEEPEGEEGPQPDGAVPVETA